Proteins encoded within one genomic window of Gloeobacter kilaueensis JS1:
- a CDS encoding response regulator codes for MAHFLLVDDETTIRQHYRTLLEPRGHTCVEAGSYSEALGYIEASECGDQSAFDLIILDHDINPKYGSDLVRDAREILGSNCCKYNFIVSTGFPDTNLAVMYNRLGALGHFIKPIDRHIAMFWTTLESALNDERRSIHTGIEQLKKLTATRQDEVVKTNIGIHTAARDKYGLLQTCADWLELLANGEQYERLDSAVTDLRSLLRQRSISLHDYFYLLSRRRLKYSI; via the coding sequence ATGGCGCACTTTCTATTAGTGGATGATGAGACAACTATTCGTCAACACTATCGCACTCTTTTGGAGCCGAGAGGCCATACCTGTGTTGAAGCGGGAAGTTATTCCGAGGCACTGGGATATATAGAAGCGAGCGAATGCGGAGATCAATCTGCCTTCGACCTGATTATTTTGGACCATGACATAAATCCTAAATACGGGTCAGATCTCGTCCGAGATGCACGGGAGATTCTGGGCTCCAACTGCTGCAAATATAACTTTATTGTTTCAACAGGCTTCCCGGATACGAATCTTGCAGTTATGTATAATCGACTCGGCGCACTGGGCCACTTCATAAAGCCTATTGATCGTCATATTGCAATGTTTTGGACAACTCTTGAAAGTGCTTTGAATGATGAGCGTCGAAGCATCCATACTGGAATAGAGCAATTAAAAAAACTGACCGCAACTCGTCAAGATGAAGTTGTTAAAACAAACATTGGCATCCACACAGCAGCAAGGGATAAGTATGGGCTGTTGCAAACCTGCGCGGACTGGTTAGAGCTACTTGCCAATGGTGAGCAATACGAACGATTAGACAGTGCTGTCACGGATTTGCGCTCATTACTCAGGCAAAGAAGCATCTCGCTACATGATTATTTCTATCTACTAAGTAGGCGGAGGTTGAAATACAGCATATGA